The proteins below come from a single Triticum aestivum cultivar Chinese Spring chromosome 5D, IWGSC CS RefSeq v2.1, whole genome shotgun sequence genomic window:
- the LOC123121661 gene encoding uncharacterized protein, whose amino-acid sequence MASELGLPPPATRPPATPTTIASISDDLLCEIFLLLPSLPSLVRAALACRTFLNAVRSSPAFRRRFRALHPPQLLGFFGEPRRAPVPPFVPLRSRSDPDLAAAVRGSDFFLTRLPEDSGDSTLGWKLQSFHGGYVVLVKDTTHQIAAYNPVTQALHLLPRPPEEILFSDSLEAHIVFSEEDQRVFRMVCVQHQSTRRRAPACVAVFSTATREWQVFPWVETSPPPPPHDFIKFYPGTQLNGFVYWKHTSRPYVLVLNTATVQFSRVDLPPFLGQISSTRFRLGQTKDGMLCMVAIDLSDAERGTLHVWFRRADDDGVEKWVLGDTFLLTTFIDATKDDPTVHIEAVIDGFVYLSTKYDEHTESLLSLCLETAKLNKLFGDSTYVSPAHPYIMAWPPSLVCNKEDSQTMVSGESVADAAPVGTRETSSVHVSASESYKFD is encoded by the exons ATGGCCTCCGAGCTAGGGCTACCGCCGCCGGCGACACGCCCGCCGGCGACACCCACCACCATTGCCTCAATCAGCGACGACCTCCTCTGCGagatcttcctcctccttccctccctaCCGAGCCTCGTCCGGGCCGCCCTCGCCTGCCGCACCTTCCTCAACGCCGTCCGCTCGTCCCCCGCCTTCCGCCGCCGCTTCCGGGCGCTCCACCCGCCGCAGCTCCTTGGATTCTTCGGAGAACCCCGCCGCGCCCCCGTACCTCCCTTCGTCCCCCTCCGCAGCCGCTCCGacccggacctcgccgccgccgtccgcggTTCCGATTTCTTCCTCACCCGTCTCCCGGAAGACAGCGGCGACTCCACCCTCGGGTGGAAGCTACAGAGCTTCCACGGCGGCTACGTCGTCCTCGTCAAGGATACCACCCACCAGATCGCTGCCTACAACCCTGTCACGCAGGCACTGCATCTGTTACCCCGGCCGCCCGAGGAGATCCTGTTCTCCGACTCTCTTGAGGCCCACATTGTCTTCTCCGAAGAGGACCAGCGGGTGTTCCGTATGGTCTGTGTCCAGCACCAGAGCACGCGCCGGCGGGCGCCGGCTTGCGTAGCCGTCTTCTCAACGGCGACAAGGGAGTGGCAGGTTTTCCCATGGGTggagacctcgccgccgccgccgccacacgaCTTTATCAAGTTTTACCCTGGCACGCAGCTGAATGGATTCGTTTATTGGAAACACACGAGTCGACCCTATGTACTTGTTCTCAACACTGCGACAGTGCAATTCTCCAGAGTGGATTTGCCGCCATTCTTGGGACAGATTAGCTCTACGCGATTCAGACTTGGTCAGACCAAGGATGGGATGCTATGTATGGTTGCCATAGATCTCTCTGATGCAGAGAGAGGAACGCTTCATGTTTGGTTTCGGAGAGCTGATGATGATGGTGTTGAGAAATGGGTTCTGGGAGATACTTTTCTGCTCACTACATTTATTGATGCCACTAAGGATGATCCCACAGTGCACATTGAGGCGGTTATCGATGGCTTTGTTTATTTGTCAACTAAGTATGATGAGCATACTGAATCTCTGCTATCCCTCTGCCTGGAAACGGCAAAGCTAAACAAGCTCTTTGGTGATAGTACATATGTAAGCCCCGCACATCCCTACATCATGGCGTGGCCTCCTTCTTTGGTGTGCAACAAG GAGGATTCACAAACCATGGTTAGTGGAGAGAGTGTTGCGGATGCTGCTCCTGTGGGCACAAGAGAAACTTCCTCTGTTCATGTCTCAGCGTCGGAATCCtacaaatttgattaa
- the LOC123121660 gene encoding formin-like protein 20 produces the protein MEEPGRDPAGARGARAMASPDAVSFYCHTCRARLELPAPSSPFHFTLCPRCRRDYLDDSPDPHHAPQPVLPPPPPPLCAVPWPPAPSTSSTPPPVPCVSSPSSSFTTARPRTLVSPRTGPSSSSTGPPPATSSGSAASPTAPVSSCCPERSAACREFRLLCSHEEQRRSSPAVSPLSSPYSTACSSPLLASPPPPPFHHGELLSESFPLTLRSSTGEEAMSPPHDLLPPPPPPLFHRGELLSESFPLTLRSSTAEETTSPPHDLLPPPPPPWLPLAPAGTWDEFLFNPSDSDDDSPPQPPPPPDVSPYHAMFDMPLQVQRGGSQAAAASIAANDSVFEFDAPLQRGGSQAAPPESIAALPTVTVTDAGLDCVVCTDPLPPSAPVRRLPCGHLYHSHCIVRWLSEQNSCPICRRSIPTIASDTSDVASSSSSSQSPGGRRRRSLPVPGGRRIRRICSRLLRNMEIGRDRQTSSSRDRQTNSGGGDVHV, from the coding sequence ATGGAGGAGCCAGGGCGCGAcccggccggagctcggggagcccgcgccatggcctcgccCGACGCCGTGAGCTTCTACTGCCACACCTGCAGAGCCCGGTTGGAGCTCCCCGCCCCGTCCTCCCCCTTCCACTTCACCCTCTGCCCACGTTGCCGCCGGGACTACCTCGACGACTCCCCCGATCCCCACCACGCGCCGCAGCCGGTgttgccgccgcctccaccgcccctGTGCGCCGTGCCTTGGCCGCCTGCCCCGTCCACCTCTTCCACGCCACCGCCGGTCCCGTGCGTctcgtcgccgtcgtcttccttCACGACGGCGCGGCCGCGGACTCTGGTGTCCCCGCGCACAGGACCCTCGTCTTCCTCCACAGGACCACCGCCTGCGACGTCGAGCGgcagcgccgcctcgccgaccgCTCCCGTGTCGTCCTGCTGCCCCGAGCGCTCAGCGGCATGTCGGGAATTCCGGCTCCTTTGCTCCCACGAGGAGCAGCGCCGGTCCTCGCCCGCCGTCTCTCCCCTGTCGTCCCCATACTCCACCGCCTGCTCCTCCCCTCTGCtggcgtcgccgcccccgccgccgttcCACCACGGCGAGCTACTATCCGAGTCGTTTCCTTTGACCTtgcgctcctccaccggcgagGAGGCCATGTCACCGCCTCATGATCTGCTTCCTCCTCCGCCCCCGCCGCTGTTCCACCGTGGCGAGCTGCTATCCGAGTCGTTTCCTTTGACCTTGCGCTCCTCCACCGCCGAGGAGACCACGTCGCCGCCTCATGATCTGCTTCCTCCCCCGCCCCCGCCTTGGCTGCCGCTGGCGCCTGCTGGTACATGGGATGAATTCCTCTTCAATCCCTCCGACTCCGATGATGACAGCCCGCCacagcctccgccgccgccggatgtCTCTCCCTACCACGCCATGTTCGACATGCCGCTCCAAGTCCAACGCGGTGGGTCACAAGCGGCGGCGGCGTCTATCGCCGCCAACGACAGCGTGTTTGAGTTCGACGCGCCGCTCCAACGCGGCGGGTCACAGGCGGCGCCGCCGGAGTCCATCGCCGCCCTGCCCACCGTCACCGTCACGGACGCCGGGCTGGACTGCGTCGTCTGCACCGACCCCCTCCCGCCTTCGGCGCCCGTGCGCCGGCTCCCCTGCGGCCACCTGTACCACTCCCACTGCATCGTGAGGTGGCTGTCCGAGCAGAACTCTTGCCCAATCTGCCGCCGCAGTATCCCGACGATCGCCTCCGATACAAGCGAtgtcgcgtcgtcgtcgtcgtcgtcgcagtCCCCCGGCGGGAGGCGAAGGCGATCTCTGccggtgccaggggggcgccggatcAGAAGGATCTGCAGCCGGCTGCTTAGGAACATGGAAATCGGCCGCGATCGTCAGACGAGCAGCAGCCGCGACCGCCAGACaaacagcggcggcggcgatgtgcaTGTCTGA